Genomic DNA from Paenibacillus borealis:
TCCGGTCTTCTCCGCGTTCACCTGCTTGACCGTTTCCTGCACGGCATCAACGGATTCGAAGACTTCAAGCAGCCTGCCGCTGTCCCATGCACCAACATCACTGGAGGTAATGAGCGCGTTGTGCCCCAGGAGAATCTTGCAGGATATCAGTCCGGCCGACTCCAGATAGGATCTACGGATGTCATGGAAGTGGTCGTAATGCCCGCCGATGCTGATAGAGATCGTCCGTCTGAACTGTACCTCAACATAAGCCATGAAATCTTCGCTTAGAGATCTGGCTTCCGCAGTATTCTCCGCATTTCCTCCAGCTCTGAAGCTCAGAATCATTACCGCCTGTTCGTCGTTCATCTGAATTGCTGCCCCTTTCACCTTATCCTGCCGGGAGCGGATCATCTCTTCAGCTACATTGCACAGCGCGTACAGGTACAGGTTCATGTCTCCGACCTTCTCCAGCATCGCCTTATTATCGAATTCTATGGTGAGTACGATATAATGCTCCGGATACAGTTCAATGCCCACATGCTTCAGCATCGGCTCTACGGAAGCGAATTTCGTCCGGTTGCCGGTCAGAATATCGAACATGATCTGCAGCTTCAGCGCCGGAATGCTCTCGTGCAGCTTCTTCTCTGCATTGGAATAGCCGGTGAATACCTGCTCAATTCTGTTATGCAGATCATTATAGGAGAGTGCAGATGAGGATGCTCCGCTCTGGAACCCGGAGGGAGTGCGCTCTGTAATCTCTTCCAGCCTCCCGATGAAAAACTCCATAGGAGCATACCAGCGGTGATTGACGAACCGGGTTGCGGAAACCGCGATGATCACCATGAGCAAGGCCATGCCGATCAGAATATACCGCACAGTGAGTGAAAGCGTGCTGAGCTGATGCTGGGATACGATATAGATCAGCTTCCAGCCGGTATAGGAAGAATTATCGTAGAATATGAGATTTCTGCCGTTGGCGGTTTTCTCTGCCACATAACCACGCCCATCGCGCGCGAGCACCCGGGAAGCGTAGCTGTTGTCCAGAATGCTCTGATGAATCTGCTTGGGGTCCTTATGGGATAGAACATTCCCGTTCCCGTCGACCAGAAATACATTGTAGCTGTCGCTGAACTGCAGATCGTCGAACATCTTCGAAATACTCTTTTCATTAATCAGCGTGACCATTACACCGCTTCTGTCTTTGGGTCCGGCGGTAAAAGGGTAATTGCGGACAAGCAGGAAATCGCTGCTCTGGGCAGCGGGAGGAGAGGCGTTCCACTTCCCGGCCTGGGCACTTCCGGTGAAGGACTTGATCCAGCCCATCGAGGGCGCAGATTCCAGAGGGTAATAGTCGGAAGCAGAGAGGAGCTTGCCGCTGTTCTCCGAATACAGATAGATACCCTTCATATTAAAATTGGCTCCGAGACTGTTACCCAGCTGATCCTGGAGCATGGAGAGGCCCAGCAAATGCTGCGGTGTATCGAGGCCGGAATCTTCAAAAAAGGATCGGGTGTCATTGCTCCGCAGCAGATTAATTGTGGTTAAATCGATCTCCTGCAGCGTGCTGTCTACACGTTTGCTGATCTGGCTCAGCACATTCTGATTCGAACCAATCACCTGCGCTTCTAACTGACGGATAGAGCTAATATAGCTGATGGCTACGGTTGTCAGGATAATCAGGATGAATAATGCGGTATAAATGAGCTGTACTTTGGCTGATATTCTTCTCTTCACTTGCTATCGCTCCCTTATCCGGCGGATGTTCCCTTCATTATATGATATAACGAAGCGGTAAGCGGGTTTCACTTTCCATTCTGATGTAGCGTTATCTACAATTATTCCCCGGATAGCGGGAAATGAGAGTTCATTGTAGGTTCTGCAACTGTTCAGCCTGCAGCGGAGCCAGCTATAGTTAGGTGGAGGCCAGGCGCCAGGCTTCACCGTCATAGCAAGACATGATCTGCCCAACATCACAAGTCCATTGGAGGTCACAAGAATGTACAGAAACAGAAAGCTCACCCCCGCGCTTCTCGCGGTCCTGCTGCTCGGTACGGCGGCGTTGTCCGCTTGCGGCAACAGTAATGGAAACGCCGGCACAACCGCAGAGTCATCTCCGGCTGCAGCCTCACAGCCGCCAAGCGCAGATCCGTATGCTTCGCTGCCCAAGGAGATATCCGGCTCCATTTATGACAGAGGACAGGTGGCCACCGGAGAAGGCTCCTATGAGGAGAACCGGTGGACGAAGTATATCAATGAGAATTCCGGAGTGAAGGTGAATTGGGTACCGATCCCGCGCAATCAGGAGGCCGATAAGTTCAATGTGCTGATTGCTTCCGATCAGGCGCCGGATATGATGACGACCTTCAACCGCGACTTTATTGTCCGCTGGGCCGATGAAGGAGCCATTCAGCCGCTGGATGAGTATATCGACAAGTACAGCACCAGCTACAAAAAATATCTGCAGGAGCATCCCGAGCTGAAGCCTTACCTGACACTGGACGACGGTAAAATCTATGCCATCGCCAGCATGCGGCCCGCCCGTGCCAATACCGCCATCTTCATCCGGCAGGACTGGCTGGATAAGCTGGGGCTGGCTATGCCGACTTCGGTGGATGAGCTGGTGGAGGTCGCCAAAGCCTTCCGGGATAATGACCCCGACGGCAACGGTGCGGCCGATACCATTCCAATGGCGATGTCAACAGCCTATACCGCAATCACCGATGACTGGTATATGGCGCGCAGTGCAGCCTGGTTCGTGGAGGACGGGAAGCTCACCCAGAGCTTCTTCACCGAACGTTATAAAGACGCTCTTGCTTTCCGCCAGCTGGCTTACCATGAGAGTCTCGTTGACAAGGAATTTGCCACAGACAAGGAATTTTCCCGGCAGAAGCAACTGTGGACCACAGGGCGCTCCGGCATCTATTTCAGCAACCTGAATATGGACAATACCATTACCGAGCTGCGGAAGAATAACCCGGAGGCTAAGCTGGCCGCAATTCCGCCACTGTCCACGAAATATGGAACGAACGGCTATGAGGTCGAAGTTCCCAATCATCTGCTGACTGCCTTCAATAAGAATATGAAGAACCCGCAGGCTGCAATGGAATTTATCGACTGGATGCTGGATTCAGGCTGGGAGCCGCTGACCTACGGAACCGAAGGCGTCCATTATCAGATGAAGGACAGCATTCCGGTCACGACCGATTATGACAAATGGAAGACGGAGGTCGGCTACGCCTCCGAATACCGGCTGGTACAGCAGGAGCAGCAGACGCCGGAATATTTGATTACCCGGGCTGGGGACAGCAAGGATGATCAGGATATGGCTGCCCTCAAAAGTACCATTATTAAGTTCACGGAGAACCATACCTTCCGCAAGGATCTGCCTTATATCCCGCCTGTTGCGGAATACGCCTCCATCGCCGGCTCGTTTGAGACCAAATGGAAAGAAATCAATACCCGTATGGCGATGGGCAGCCAGACACCGGATGAAGCTGTGGAAGAGCTGCGCCAAGCCTGGAACAGCCTGGACGGAGACAATGTGACCGCCAAGGTGCAGGCCTGGTACGATGCGAACAAAGATAAGCTGAAGTAATGATTCTGTGATATAAGGGAGCTGCGGAATGAACCCTATTCCAGGCTCCCGACATTTATAGAGGAGTGAGAAAGAGCTATATGCCAAAAACACTGCACCAGCCTTCCGGTCCGGCGGCCATACGCTCCAAAAGCCTGAACAAGCCGGGGCGGGGCCTGTTATTTTATCTCTACCGGGACCGGTATCTGTACTTGTTCCTTATTCCGGCGATGTCCTATTTCTTCCTGTTCAAATTTGTCACCCTGTACGGCGAGCTGATTGCCTTCAAGGACTTCCGTCTGCTTGACGGTGTATGGGGCAGTCCCTGGGTGGGACTGAAGCACTTTCATACCTTGTTTAGCAGCTCGGAGTTCTGGAATGTTCTTCGTAATACCCTGCTGCTGAATTTGTACAATCTTGTTTTTGCCTTTCCAGCTCCGATTCTGCTTGCGCTGCTGCTGAATGAGCTGCGGGTGAACTGGTTCAAGCGGGCTGTGCAGAACATGCTGTATCTGCCCTTTTTTATCTCATGGGTGGTTCTGGCGGGGATCATCGTCTCTTTGCTGTCGCCTTCCACCGGAGTGGTGAATGCGGCACTGCGCCTGTTCGGGATCGATCCGATTTATTTCATGACCAGCACGTTATGGTGGCCTGTGGTGTTCATTGTCTCGACCATCTGGCAGAGCGCAGGCTGGGGCACGATTATCTATATGGCTGCCATCTCCGCCATTGATCCCGGCTTATATGAAGCGGCCAAAATCGACGGAGCCACCAAGCTGCGCCAGATCTGGCACATCACGCTGCCGGGCATCAGGGGAACCATTGGCGTCCTGCTGGTTCTGCAGATGGGGAAGATGATGGATGTGGGCTTCGAACATATCTTTAATCTGCAGAATGCCGCTGTCTTCAGTGTATCCGATGTAATCAGCACGTTCGTGTACCGCACAGGGCTGCAGAACGCGCAATACAGTCTGGCAACGGCAGTGGGATTATTTCAGGCACTGATCGGGCTGATTCTGGTGCTGACTGTCAACAAAATTGTGAAAAAGCTGGGAGAAGGCGGATTATGGTAAAACGACTCAAGAGTATGCCGCTGTATCTGTTCCTCGCCCTGTGCGCTTTCATCACGGTATTTCCGCTTCTGAATATTCTGGCCATGTCGCTGAGCAGCAGCCGGGCAATTATCTCGGGCGAAGTGGTATTGTGGCCGGTGGAGATTACCGTTCAGGCCTATAAACAGCTGTTCATCGACGGGCAGCTGCTCATTGCCCTCAAGAATACAGTGATTATCACAGCCGTAGGGACTGTACTCCAGATGATCGCAACCACGCTAGCCGCGTATACGCTTTCGAAGCGGAGATTAAAAGGACGGCAGATCTTTACGTTTATGGTGATGTTCAGCATGCTGTTCGGCACTGGGCTGATCCCGCTGTTCCTGCTCGTTAAGCAGCTGCACCTGATCAATACCTTTTGGGCGATCTGGCTGCCCGGGCTGGTAAGTGCTTACAATCTGTTTGTCATGAAATCATTTTTTGAAGGCCTGCCGGCTGAGCTGGAAGAGTCGGCGACGATTGACGGCGCAACGGACCTGACGGTGTTCGTCAAGCTGACGCTGCCTTTATCCAAGCCTATCCTGGCTGCGATTTCGCTGTTCTACGCGGTGGCTCTGTGGAACACGTATTCCAACGCCTTGTATTTCATCAGCAAATCGCAGCTGCTGCCTGTAACGGTCAAGCTGTACCAGATGCTGCAGACGCCGATTGATTCCCTCCTTGCGGGCGGGGATTCCTCCCAATACATTCAGCCGGAGGGTCTGAAGGCGGCGGCAATCATCATCACGGTGCTGCCGATCCTCTGCGTATATCCGTTTTTGCAAAAGCATTTTATCAAAGGGGTTCTGCTGGGCTCAGTGAAGGGCTGACGGGCAGAATTCCATTTCCGGAGGTAACCCATGAAGGCAACTGCAAACTATACACTCGGTTCATTTGCGTTTGATTTACGGAACAGCCTGGCACCTGCTGAACATCTCTGGGTGTGCAGCGGCTATAGTACTGTAGCGCCGTCCGCACGAACGGTCAGCGGAGTTAAGGGCTGCTATTCGCCGCCTTTTGCCGCCAAGGATCTGGCTGTGAAACTTCATATAACAGCGGACGGACACCCTGTTCGCGATGATGGAAACTTAGGCAAAGGAGACTGTGGCGTACTCTATGCGAAAGGCGTCTGGCAGCCCGATCAGATCAAAAGGCAAGGAACATACCATCATCTGGTGGAGGGAGGCTTGTTATCACTGGCGGTGTCCAGTGAATTGACGCCTTTGGCGGATGCCCATGGTTTCCTCCTGACCCAGCGGATCAAGAACCGCAGTCTTAGAACGGTAACGGTTGCGGTACTACCGGAGCTGTTGCCGGGAAGCCCGGCTATGGTTCCGCTGGACGAGTGGGACTATGGAGCACCGCTGACCTCTGCCAGTCCTGCCCTGCAGCTTGAGGAAGGAATCTGGGAGAATGAACAGGTCCGCATTACCCTGCTTCGGGAAGGGGGTCAGGAGCTTAGCCTTGGAGAAGGGGAGGAGGCCGTGTTCCGGCTGGCTGCGGTTCTGACTCCTGCGGGGCAAGAGTTCCGTAGGGAAGAAGGGCAGACCCTGGAAGAGCTGGGGCGGCGGACAACCGTAGTCTGGGAACGCCGGCTTGAGGAAGCCTGCCGGGAATTGCCGGTGCTGCAATCGGATATTCCGGGTCTGGAAGACTATTACCGCCGCTCATTGATCAGCGGGATGGTCTGTCTGTGGGAGAATCCGGAATTCGCCATTCAGCCCTTTCCCGCCGTCTCCGGCCTGGAAGGTGCCGGAATCTGCTGTTACCCCTGGGATGCCGGGGGCTACGGTGCAAGAACGCTGGCGCTGATGCTGGGGAAGGATAAAGCGGCACAACTGGCTAGTCTTATAGCAGCCAGCGGCATTGAACGGCACTCCCGGTTTGCCCCCAGCGGACAAGGCGCCCATGTGCCCTACTCGTATAGCTTATGGTCGTTCCTGAACTTTGCCTGGTCGATCTTTGTGCTGCATGGGGAAGGGGCAAAGCTATTTCCGACCATGCGGACACTGGCCTTATATGACGATAACCGGCTGCCGGAGTGGAGGGAGCTGCTGGATTATGGCCTTCAGCCGAACCTGCTGGAAATGCGGGGCGCAGGCTATGAGCATATCGTAGCCAGTCCGAATGCCGAGCGGGCCTGGAGCTATGACCGCTTGGCCGATCTGGCGCAACATCTGGATTTGCGGGATCAGCCCGCACAGGAATGGCGGGATAAGGCGGAGCGTATCCGCCAGTCGATCCGCACCCATCTGTGGGATGAGGACAAAGCCTGGTTCAAGGCCATTTATCCCGAAGGTCATGAGGAATGGATCTATTCAATTCAATATTATGACGCCCTTCGCTTCGGTGCCTGCACGGAGGAGATGAAGCAGGGAATGTTCGCCCAAATCAGGGACGGTGCTTTCCTAGGCAAATACGGCGTAAGCAGTATCTCGGCCGAAGATGAGCTGCATTATGAGCAGAACGATCCGGATTGGTCGGGAGGCGGAGCCTATGCCGGAGATGGACCGATGCTTGCGCTGACGCTGTGGGAATCCGGCAGCGCTGAGCTGGCCTGGGATGTGCTGAAGCGCCATTTCTGGATGGGGCAGCATCTGCCGTATTATCCGCAGGAGCATTACTGCGACCGTCCGGCTGTTCCCGTGCATAAGCGGGCAAATGTAGTCGCAGGGCTGTCCGGCGCGGAAGCCATTCTGTTCGGCCTTACCGGCCTCGATCCCCGGCTGGATGGCAGCTTATGGATTCACCCCCGTCCGCCTGCTGAAGGGAGGGTATCTCTTTCAGGCTTCGCTTTCCGGGGGCATATCATCGATGTGCGGATGAGCCCGGAGTGGTGCGAAATCATCTGTGATGACAAGGTAATCTACAGCGGTGTGCCCAGCCTGTGTGAGGTCGTTAAATCCCGGTGAGCCGCTGGAAGCGAAGGGAGGGAACTATGTGCACTATGAGAAGGAAGACTGGAATTTTGAACTGGTGGTAGCAGGAGCCGGAGTCGGCGGGATCAGCGCCGCCCTTGCCGCGGCGAGATTATTCAGGCGCGTGCTGCTGATTGAGGCGGGGCCGGAGGTCGGCGGCACCGGCGTCTTCTCCAGTGTCTCGCTGATCTGCAATTTCCGAGACAGCCGGGGACGTCCAATTACAAGCGGCATTCACCGTGAACTGTTCCCGGCTGCGTATACCCATTACAACGAACAGCGGGTGCCGACCTATGATGAGCTGGCCCTGAAGTCCACCTATCAGCAGCTCCTGGAAGCTGAGCCGACGCTGACTGTATGGACCGGCTGCACGGTGGAGAGCGCCGATGTGGAGAATGGGCGGATTCAGCGCCTTCACCTTCAAGGACAACAGGCTGGCACGGTTGCAGCTGAGGTGTTTCTGGATGCGACGGCGGATGGCAATCTCTCTGCAATGGCAGGTATGCAATACGAAATCGGCCGCGAGGGTGACGGCAAGCTGCAGTCAGCCACCGCAACCTTCCGTGTGAGCGGCTTCGATCTCTTGAAGCTGGAGAATCCGGATATCCAGACCTGGCCGGCAATTCATTCGCTGAGGCTTGAGCTGCTGCCGTATTATCAGGCGCTGAAGGACGAGGGGAAGACCGCTAATCCAAGGCAGAGCATCACCTGCTTTCCGTATCCGGACGGCAAGGCGCTGCTCTTCAACTCCACCTCTGTGCTGGGGGTGGACCCTACCCGTCCGGATTCCGTAAGCCGGGGCATGGAGGAGGGTACCCGTCAAGCCAATGAACTGTTCGGGGCTATCTGCGGTCATCCGGCCTTCCGGCAAGCCAGGCTGGATTATATCGCGCCGCGACTCGGCGTCAGAGAAGGCCGGCGGATCACAGGTGAGTACATCCTGACGGCAGAGGATTGTCTGAACACCCGGCATTTCGGGGATATGATTGCGGCTTGCGCCTATTCATTGGACATTCATAGTCCAGATGGAGGGGCAACCAGACTCGAGAGCATTCCCGGGGACGGTTATTACCATATCCCCTATCGTTCCCTGATCCCTGTGGGCTGCTCCAATCTGCTGCTCGCCTCCCGCTGCATCAGCGGAACCCATGAGGCGCACAGCTCCTACCGGATCATGGCGTCGGTCAGCGCCATCGGCGAAGCGGCGGGTGTCGCTGCCTCGCTGGCCGTGATTCAGCGGAAGAAGGATGTAAGGGAGGTGAGGCCTGCGCATATCCGTTATGTGCTTCAGCTGCGGGGGCAATTCACAGAAGGCGAAGTGGAGCGGATTCCGCTTCCGGCAAGTCCGCAGCAGGAACCGCCTGTATCCGTTGAACCGAACTTCAAGTCAAATCATGACTGACATTTCAGAAGGGAGGAATAAGCGACGATGAATAGGAGAAGCAGCAAGCAAGCATTATGGGCATTGATCATCGTGCTGGTATTCTCCATGACGGCAGAAGGTTCTGCTTCTGCAGTCTACGGAGAACCATTGAGAGAGATTGCATCTATCGGGGGAATCAAACCGCCGGACGCCTTAAATACTCCAGTGAGCGTGGCGGAGTCCGTCTACGAAGAACCGGGCTCCCCGGTCATTACAGACTGGGAAGATGATTTCCGCAGCAGCTTCGGTAAGCATACGCATGCACTGGCACTGGAAGCGGAGGATATCGTCATTGACGGTACAGTGGACGAGTGGAGCCGCTATGCAGAGATCAAGCTGCCGGAAGCTGCCGGACAGGTGCTGGTCGACGGCTGGGGAGGGCCTGCGGATGTGTCCGCCAGCGTCTATCTCGCTTATGATGAGAACTACTTCTACTATGCGGCGAAGGTGACAGATAATGTGCATGTTCCTGTCTCCGACAGCACCATGTGGAGAGGAGACAGCATCCAGTTCGCCTTCAGTCCCGGCGGCAGCTACGGGCCGGAATATGGCATTAATTACATGGACGGGCAGGCGCATGTCTGGCAGTTCAGCGAAGGCGGGGCCGCAGCAGGAGCGGAAGTGATCACTGCTGCAGCCAGCCGGACCGGACAGGAGACCTTCTATGAAGTACGGATGCCGTGGTCTGCCATCTCCACAGGTATGCCGGAGAACGGGGAGCTTCCGTTCACGCTGCTGTTCAACGACAATGACGGCGCGGGCCGGCGGGGCTGGCTGGAATGGACACCAGGCATCGGCAAAGCTAAAAGTCCGGCCGACCATGCAGTAGTTCATCTGGTTCCTTCCGCCGATCCCTGGAGCTTCTGGGTGGAAGGCCCCAAGGAGATCAATGTGAATGCTACGGTCTCTTATTCGGTGTACGCTGTGAACACGACTGATGAACCCTATAACCTCCATCTGTCGTCCAGCCTTCCGGGTGTGGAAGCAGATTTCACGCTGCCTGCAGGCTCGGCAGCCGGATGGAGCCTGCCGTTCACCACGGCAGACCCCGGAGAGCAGCTGCTTGACTTCACGCTTGCAGAGCAAGGGGGCACTGCCGGCAAACGCCAGGAGCTGAAGGTGACTGCAGTACTCGATCCCGCAGAGATTGAGGCCATGCTGGACAGTGTGAATGCACAACTGCCCGGTCTGGAGCAGTTGCTGCTGCAATGTGAGGCACAGGGACTGTCAACAGACTATGAGCGGATCGATTATACCGTGATCAAGGACTTCATTGGTTACGGCAAGGAGGATATCGTGCAAGGGCGGCTCGGCAGAGCGCATTATGTGGCGGCTGAGCTTGAGAGGATGCTTGCGGGCAGCAAGCATCAGCTGGAAGGTTATCTGGACGGCAGCCTGAGTCCGCAGTCCGCTCCCCGCTATGTCACCGGACGGCCGGAAATCTCCGGATATTCCTTCGTTGGAGACACCATTGTGAGAAGTACAGGCGCCACCGAAGAACGGCCTATCTTCTTCACGGGCTACGGCCACTTCAACCAGGTGAAGCGGGATATTCCGAAGCTTCAGGATCTCGGAGCCAACGTTATCCAGATTGAACTGGGGCCAAGGGATGTCATTCTGGATAAACAGGATTTCGTTAACCGCTACACGGTCAACCGCTCCGGCGCAGTGTCTGCTACTGCGGCTATTACAGACGGGGTGAGCCATTCCGGCAACCATTCCCTGAAGATTGTCAATGCATCGCCGCGGCAGTCGAATGTATTTATCAATGTCGCTCAGACTTTAGCGGTAGAGCCCGAGACTACCTATGAATTCAAGGTATGGGTGAAGGGTGACAATGCCAGGAATGTCTGGTTCCCGGGCGGAACGGGCTGGAAGCAGCGCCAGCCGTTGCCAAGCGGAACCTATGACTGGACGGAGGTGACGTACGAATACACCACAGCGAAGGGGGAGGTATCCTACCCGCTGGTTATTTTATCCGAGAATACGGGGACGGTCTGGGTGGATGACATAAGTGTCGTCAAGGCCGGGAGCACGGTGAATCTGATTCAGAATCCCGGCTTCGAGGAGCTGGGCGGCTATTCCGCTGATAAGGAGTACGTTGTCTCCACCCGCAAAATCGAATCCGATCTGTTGCCGGTGCTGCAGCGGGCCGAAGATCATAACGTGGCGGTCAATCTTCTGATTTCCCCGCATTATTTCCCGGACTGGGTGCTGGCTAAGTGGCCTGAGCTGAAGGTGGAGAACAACGGCTCCATCAAATTCTCCCTGTACCAGCCTATGGCCCAAGCTATTATAGAGGATTATTTGCGGGCTCTGATTCCCGCCATCAAGGATTATGATTCGCTGCAGAGTCTTACGCTCACCAACGAGTCTGTCTATACGTCGAATAAGGATGCCTATGCGCTGCCGGCCTGGCAGGAGTATCTTGAAGGAATCTATGGCGGTGATATCGGGCAGCTGAACAGCGTTTATCAAACGGCCTACAGCTCTTTCACCGAAGTGCCTATGCCTGAGAATATTACAGCTACTCCGGCGTCCTATGACTATGTTCTGTTTAACCAGGATTACTTCGCCGGCTGGCATGAATGGATGGCTGGAATTATCCATGAGCTCGCTCCCGGATTGCCCGTACAGGCCAAAATTATGGGTGATCCCCGGGGCAGCCTCTCGTGGGGCGTGGATATCGAGCGCTTCTCGGAGTTCAGCCAGATCAACGGCAATGATAACTGGAATTATATCAACGAAGGCCCGAAGGGCTTCATGGAAGAACTCAGCTTCTACGATATGCAGGCTTCCTTCAAAGAAGCTCCGGTCTTTAATTCAGAGCATCACCTGATCGCTGACGGGGACAAAATGTATACGCCGGAACAAGCGAAGCATGTCCGCTCCGTACTGTGGCAAAGCGCAATTCATGGCCGGGGCGGATCAACAATCTGGGTATGGGAGCGGACCTACAATGAGACGGCCAGCACCGAGGGCAGCATTCTGCACCGGCCGGATGTTATAGCGCAGGCAGGGCGGACCAATCTGGACCTGAACCGGCTGTCCGGTCAGGTTACCGCCTTCCAGAATGAACAGCCGCAAGCGGCGATTCTGTATTCTACCGCCTCGGGTGTCTTCTCCGGCGATTACTCGGCAGTCTCGCTCCGCGCTTATGAAGCATTGTCTTACAGCGGCTATAAGGCGGGATATGTATCTGAAAAGCAGGTGGACAATGGCTGGCTGGACACTTATAAGCTGCTGATTGTGCCAAATGCTTCAAGAGTCAATCCGGAGACGCTGACCGGCATCAGACAGTTTATGGAGCAGGGCGGACGGGTACTGCTGATCGGCTCCCACGCCTTGGAGCTTACGCCGCATGGCGTGGCACTCCCAGCCGCAGACAGAAGTTATGTGTTCACCCATGCGGACAAGATATCGGCAACGGACTGGACCGCAGGCCAAATCAGAGATTTCTTGTTGCCTGTCCTGCAGACCTTGAATCCGGGGCAACTGCTGCTGATTGATCCGGCAGACAATACTCCCGTATACAATGTGGAGTGGAGGACGGTTGAGTACGGCGGACAAACACTGGTGAATGTGGTTAACTATGGCCCGGAACCCGTCGAGGTGAAAGCGGTCCGCAATGGAGCAGCAGCAAGCGGCTTCACGGACCTGATCTCAGATCAAAACGTTGCAGGGCAGACCCTGGAGCTTCAGCCGCTGACCCCTTATTTGTTCAGGCTGGACTTTCCGGCTGAGACGGTAAACTGAGCGGGTGCGCGGCGGCGCTCAACATAATAAAAGCAGTAATTTTCTATAGCTGGAAGACAATCTAAGAGCAAAATTTGGGAGGCGCACGTAATTGGATAAGAAGCGTTATGTACAGGTAGGCATTGGCGGCAGGGCTCAATTTTTCTATGAAGCTATCGCGAAGGAGTACAGGGATTCTGCGGAGCTTACCGCTGTCTGCGATGTGAATCAGACACGTATGGATTATGCCAACAAGCTGCTCTCGGAAACACACGGGTATCCGCAGGTGAACACCTACCTGGCTGAACAGTTTGACACCATGATCGAGACTGAGAAACCGGATATTGTCATTGTCACCAGTGTCGACCGGACCCATCACAAATATATTATCCGCGCGCTTGAGCTTGGCTGTGATGTCATCACAGAGAAGCCCATGACGGTGGATGTGGAGAAATGCAAGGAGATATACGATGCGGTGGAGCGTACCGGACGCAAGGTCAGGGTCACCTTCAATTACCGCTATGCCCCCCATCATACGAAGGCCCGCGAGCTCATTGCCTCCGGGGTGATCGGGGAGGTGCATTCCATTCATTTCGAATGGCTGCTGAATACAGAGCATGGGGCGGATTATTTCCGCCGTTGGCACCGGGACAAACGCAACAGCGGAGGACTGCTTGTTCACAAATCCACTCACCACTTTGATCTGGTCAATTTCTGGATCGGTGCGGAGCCCGAAACGGTGTTTGCCTTCGGCGATCTGAGATTCTATGGCCGGGAGAATGCCGAGAACCGCGGCGTGACTTCATTCTATCAGCGTGCCAC
This window encodes:
- a CDS encoding helix-turn-helix domain-containing protein; the protein is MKRRISAKVQLIYTALFILIILTTVAISYISSIRQLEAQVIGSNQNVLSQISKRVDSTLQEIDLTTINLLRSNDTRSFFEDSGLDTPQHLLGLSMLQDQLGNSLGANFNMKGIYLYSENSGKLLSASDYYPLESAPSMGWIKSFTGSAQAGKWNASPPAAQSSDFLLVRNYPFTAGPKDRSGVMVTLINEKSISKMFDDLQFSDSYNVFLVDGNGNVLSHKDPKQIHQSILDNSYASRVLARDGRGYVAEKTANGRNLIFYDNSSYTGWKLIYIVSQHQLSTLSLTVRYILIGMALLMVIIAVSATRFVNHRWYAPMEFFIGRLEEITERTPSGFQSGASSSALSYNDLHNRIEQVFTGYSNAEKKLHESIPALKLQIMFDILTGNRTKFASVEPMLKHVGIELYPEHYIVLTIEFDNKAMLEKVGDMNLYLYALCNVAEEMIRSRQDKVKGAAIQMNDEQAVMILSFRAGGNAENTAEARSLSEDFMAYVEVQFRRTISISIGGHYDHFHDIRRSYLESAGLISCKILLGHNALITSSDVGAWDSGRLLEVFESVDAVQETVKQVNAEKTGIVLEELFKRAARCNLSKEMMVQLCLQVILKALRTAADSSLNEQFQTEHEAVFIRLQQCETLYEMRMVLSSLMAELIQSLQEKRSMKKKSGELIESVLSYVTEHYAESDISVNYLADRFNISPNYLSKLFKEYTFSNFVDYLIEVRMKAAHRLLLETPMKLNDIAEQVGYTNFSSFLRNFKKHYGMTPTEYRQLHLKR
- a CDS encoding extracellular solute-binding protein: MYRNRKLTPALLAVLLLGTAALSACGNSNGNAGTTAESSPAAASQPPSADPYASLPKEISGSIYDRGQVATGEGSYEENRWTKYINENSGVKVNWVPIPRNQEADKFNVLIASDQAPDMMTTFNRDFIVRWADEGAIQPLDEYIDKYSTSYKKYLQEHPELKPYLTLDDGKIYAIASMRPARANTAIFIRQDWLDKLGLAMPTSVDELVEVAKAFRDNDPDGNGAADTIPMAMSTAYTAITDDWYMARSAAWFVEDGKLTQSFFTERYKDALAFRQLAYHESLVDKEFATDKEFSRQKQLWTTGRSGIYFSNLNMDNTITELRKNNPEAKLAAIPPLSTKYGTNGYEVEVPNHLLTAFNKNMKNPQAAMEFIDWMLDSGWEPLTYGTEGVHYQMKDSIPVTTDYDKWKTEVGYASEYRLVQQEQQTPEYLITRAGDSKDDQDMAALKSTIIKFTENHTFRKDLPYIPPVAEYASIAGSFETKWKEINTRMAMGSQTPDEAVEELRQAWNSLDGDNVTAKVQAWYDANKDKLK
- a CDS encoding ABC transporter permease — translated: MPKTLHQPSGPAAIRSKSLNKPGRGLLFYLYRDRYLYLFLIPAMSYFFLFKFVTLYGELIAFKDFRLLDGVWGSPWVGLKHFHTLFSSSEFWNVLRNTLLLNLYNLVFAFPAPILLALLLNELRVNWFKRAVQNMLYLPFFISWVVLAGIIVSLLSPSTGVVNAALRLFGIDPIYFMTSTLWWPVVFIVSTIWQSAGWGTIIYMAAISAIDPGLYEAAKIDGATKLRQIWHITLPGIRGTIGVLLVLQMGKMMDVGFEHIFNLQNAAVFSVSDVISTFVYRTGLQNAQYSLATAVGLFQALIGLILVLTVNKIVKKLGEGGLW
- a CDS encoding carbohydrate ABC transporter permease, whose product is MVKRLKSMPLYLFLALCAFITVFPLLNILAMSLSSSRAIISGEVVLWPVEITVQAYKQLFIDGQLLIALKNTVIITAVGTVLQMIATTLAAYTLSKRRLKGRQIFTFMVMFSMLFGTGLIPLFLLVKQLHLINTFWAIWLPGLVSAYNLFVMKSFFEGLPAELEESATIDGATDLTVFVKLTLPLSKPILAAISLFYAVALWNTYSNALYFISKSQLLPVTVKLYQMLQTPIDSLLAGGDSSQYIQPEGLKAAAIIITVLPILCVYPFLQKHFIKGVLLGSVKG